The following are encoded together in the Chlorocebus sabaeus isolate Y175 chromosome 20, mChlSab1.0.hap1, whole genome shotgun sequence genome:
- the LOC103224310 gene encoding ubiquinone biosynthesis protein COQ4 homolog, mitochondrial isoform X1: protein MATLLRPVLRRLRGLPGLLRLAAEMPLRARSAGAGPLYSHHIPTSPLQKALLAAGSSAMALYDPYRHDMVAVLGQTTGHRTLKVLRDQMRRDPEGAQILQERPRISTSTLDLGKLQSLPEGSLGREYLRFLDVNRVSPDTRAPTRFVDDEELAYVIQRYQEVHDMLHTLLGMPTNILGDMVVKWFEAVQTGLPMCILGALFGLIQLSAQSLQVLVSELIPWAVQNGRTAPCVLNLYYERRWEQSLRALREELGITAPPVHIQGLA, encoded by the coding sequence ATGGCGACTCTGCTGCGCCCTGTCCTGCGCCGGCTCCGCGGGCTTCCCGGCCTCCTGCGGCTTGCGGCAGAAATGCCTCTCCGGGCCAGGAGCGCCGGCGCCGGCCCGCTGTACTCGCACCACATCCCCACCTCCCCGCTGCAGAAAGCGCTGCTGGCCGCCGGCTCCTCGGCAATGGCGCTCTATGACCCCTACCGCCACGACATGGTCGCAGTTCTAGGGCAGACCACAGGACACCGCACCCTGAAGGTCCTCAGGGACCAGATGAGGAGGGATCCAGAGGGTGCCCAGATCCTGCAGGAGCGTCCCCGAATTTCGACGTCCACCCTCGACCTGGGCAAGCTCCAGAGCCTGCCAGAAGGCTCCCTGGGTCGCGAGTATCTCCGTTTCCTGGATGTGAATAGGGTCTCCCCAGACACCCGAGCACCCACCCGCTTCGTGGATGATGAGGAGCTAGCTTATGTGATTCAGCGATACCAGGAGGTGCACGACATGCTTCACACCCTGCTGGGGATGCCCACCAACATCCTGGGGGACATGGTGGTGAAATGGTTTGAGGCTGTCCAGACTGGCCTGCCCATGTGCATCCTGGGTGCTCTCTTTGGACTGATCCAACTCAGTGCTCAGAGCCTGCAAGTGCTGGTCTCGGAGTTGATCCCATGGGCCGTTCAGAACGGGCGCACAGCCCCATGTGTCCTTAACCTGTACTATGAGCGGCGCTGGGAGCAGTCCCTGAGGGCTCTACGGGAGGAGCTGGGCATTACGGCACCACCCGTGCATATCCAGGGGTTGGCCTGA
- the LOC103224310 gene encoding ubiquinone biosynthesis protein COQ4 homolog, mitochondrial isoform X2: MATLLRPVLRRLRGLPGLLRLAAEMPLRARSAGAGPLYSHHIPTSPLQKALLAAGSSAMALYDPYRHGSVPEFRRPPSTWASSRACQKAPWVASISVSWM; the protein is encoded by the exons ATGGCGACTCTGCTGCGCCCTGTCCTGCGCCGGCTCCGCGGGCTTCCCGGCCTCCTGCGGCTTGCGGCAGAAATGCCTCTCCGGGCCAGGAGCGCCGGCGCCGGCCCGCTGTACTCGCACCACATCCCCACCTCCCCGCTGCAGAAAGCGCTGCTGGCCGCCGGCTCCTCGGCAATGGCGCTCTATGACCCCTACCGCCACG GGAGCGTCCCCGAATTTCGACGTCCACCCTCGACCTGGGCAAGCTCCAGAGCCTGCCAGAAGGCTCCCTGGGTCGCGAGTATCTCCGTTTCCTGGATGTGA